The following coding sequences are from one Wenzhouxiangella sp. AB-CW3 window:
- a CDS encoding prolyl oligopeptidase family serine peptidase: MPLSTRSLSILALLILACSAAWADDVEPLPVEEVLALGPMPIVTDIAGQSDKRDEMARAMVMQQMAGGLPRHGVEQRFFDTTLQWQRMSPQELPDDDRIWLWAVQVEARRFVSGRLLVEQVERPRLFLAGREVSAGDDGFELHLRNGTHTLWITSHGREEDGAPQISWQGRETHDTPAFHVEPTRRVSPERLTNAETVSSKAVSPDGRYLALAFDARSDAADLDIQRLEIRELSTGRIERQWTAHRPGALAWSPDGAWLAVQDGDNLWLHEAESGRASLLLANHEQVGSWRWHPDSGSVIFAWNAPYEDDNARVRRIRSLEDRWAGFRDNTQLYQVDVASGLIRPLTAGDQSVMLQDIHPEGDRLLVSERIIDYSEPPHSLFRLFEVDLDTLERSEVGQYRLFNGALFADQGYWLLAGPGLPQGDGATTGEKRTPNEYDTQLYRLSADGETATSVSRELDPSLSGIHRLPDGDLLLSAVSGERVILLRFEAGRERWVEIDTGVEVMESFSASETRRPLVVLRGTDADRPQRVHTVDLNRNRHSVLIDSAETEYVDVELAAVEAWSFVNTDGDEIEGRYYLPPDFEPDQHYPLIVYYYGGTTPVNRQFTGRYPFHLWAAQGYVVYVLQPRGTIGYGQEFSALHVNAWGKYTAHDIIEGTEQFVEAHEFIDGDRIGNIGASYGGFMTMHLATLTDLYAASISHAGISALTSYWGEGWWGYGYSGIASRGSFPWNNPELYVGQSPVYSADQITTPLLLVTGDADTNVPPGESHNMYTALKLLDRDVELIEFPGEDHHILDREQRYVWWDTMLAWFDYWLKDEREWWYHLYPEAGEE, encoded by the coding sequence ATGCCGTTGTCAACCCGATCGCTTTCGATCCTCGCCCTGCTGATCCTGGCCTGCTCTGCCGCCTGGGCCGACGATGTCGAGCCGCTACCGGTGGAGGAAGTGCTGGCGCTCGGTCCCATGCCCATCGTCACCGATATCGCCGGCCAGTCCGACAAGCGCGACGAGATGGCGCGGGCAATGGTGATGCAGCAGATGGCCGGTGGCCTGCCGCGCCACGGCGTAGAGCAGCGCTTTTTCGATACCACGCTCCAGTGGCAGAGAATGAGCCCGCAAGAGCTGCCGGATGATGACCGGATCTGGCTCTGGGCGGTCCAGGTCGAAGCCAGGCGTTTTGTCAGCGGGCGCCTGCTGGTCGAGCAGGTCGAACGACCGCGCCTGTTTCTGGCCGGTCGCGAGGTCAGCGCCGGCGATGATGGCTTTGAGCTCCACCTGCGCAATGGCACGCATACGCTCTGGATCACCAGTCATGGACGGGAGGAGGACGGCGCGCCGCAAATATCCTGGCAGGGGCGCGAGACGCACGACACACCGGCGTTTCATGTCGAGCCGACCCGTCGGGTCTCACCCGAGCGCCTGACCAATGCCGAGACGGTCAGCAGCAAGGCTGTTTCTCCCGATGGGCGCTACCTCGCCCTGGCTTTCGATGCCCGCAGCGACGCCGCCGATCTGGATATCCAGCGTCTTGAGATCCGCGAGCTGTCCACCGGCCGGATCGAACGGCAGTGGACCGCTCATCGACCAGGGGCGCTGGCCTGGAGCCCGGATGGCGCCTGGCTGGCCGTGCAGGATGGTGACAATCTGTGGCTGCATGAAGCGGAGTCGGGGCGCGCCAGCCTGCTGCTGGCCAATCACGAGCAGGTTGGTAGCTGGCGCTGGCACCCGGATTCGGGCTCTGTCATCTTTGCCTGGAACGCGCCCTACGAAGACGACAACGCCAGGGTGCGCCGGATCCGATCGCTGGAAGATCGCTGGGCCGGATTTCGTGACAATACCCAGCTCTACCAGGTGGATGTCGCCAGTGGCCTGATTCGCCCGCTGACCGCAGGCGACCAGTCGGTCATGCTGCAGGACATCCATCCCGAAGGCGACAGGCTGCTCGTTTCGGAGCGCATCATCGATTACAGCGAACCGCCGCACAGCCTGTTTCGGCTGTTCGAAGTCGATCTGGATACCCTCGAACGCAGCGAGGTGGGCCAGTACCGCCTGTTCAACGGTGCCCTGTTCGCCGATCAAGGCTACTGGTTGCTGGCCGGGCCGGGTCTGCCCCAGGGCGATGGTGCGACAACCGGAGAGAAACGCACCCCCAATGAATACGACACCCAGCTGTATCGGCTGAGCGCCGACGGCGAGACCGCGACCAGCGTCAGCCGGGAGCTCGATCCGTCATTGTCCGGCATCCATCGCCTGCCCGACGGCGATTTGCTGCTGTCGGCCGTATCGGGTGAGCGGGTGATACTGCTGCGCTTCGAGGCCGGGCGCGAACGCTGGGTCGAGATCGACACCGGCGTTGAGGTCATGGAGTCCTTTTCCGCATCCGAAACCCGCCGCCCCCTGGTGGTGCTCCGCGGCACTGACGCTGACCGCCCGCAGCGGGTTCATACCGTCGATCTCAACCGCAACCGGCACAGTGTCCTGATCGATAGCGCCGAGACCGAGTACGTCGATGTCGAGCTGGCCGCGGTCGAGGCCTGGTCGTTTGTCAATACCGATGGAGACGAGATCGAGGGGCGCTATTACCTGCCGCCGGACTTCGAGCCCGACCAGCACTACCCGCTGATCGTGTACTACTACGGTGGCACGACGCCGGTCAATCGCCAGTTCACCGGCCGCTATCCCTTCCATCTCTGGGCCGCGCAGGGCTATGTGGTCTACGTGCTGCAGCCGCGCGGCACCATTGGCTACGGCCAGGAGTTCTCGGCGCTTCATGTCAATGCGTGGGGCAAGTACACCGCCCATGACATCATCGAGGGCACGGAGCAGTTCGTCGAGGCGCACGAGTTCATCGACGGCGATCGCATCGGCAACATCGGCGCCAGCTACGGTGGCTTCATGACCATGCATCTGGCCACGCTGACCGACCTGTATGCCGCGTCCATCTCGCATGCCGGCATCAGCGCGCTGACTTCCTACTGGGGCGAAGGCTGGTGGGGCTATGGCTACTCGGGTATTGCCAGCCGTGGCTCCTTCCCGTGGAACAACCCCGAGCTCTACGTGGGTCAGAGCCCGGTCTACTCGGCCGACCAGATCACCACGCCGCTGCTGCTGGTGACCGGCGATGCCGATACCAACGTGCCGCCGGGCGAGAGCCACAACATGTATACCGCGCTCAAGCTGCTTGATCGCGATGTTGAGCTGATCGAGTTTCCCGGCGAGGATCATCATATCCTGGACCGCGAGCAGCGCTACGTCTGGTGGGACACCATGTTGGCCTGGTTCGACTACTGGCTGAAGGACGAGCGGGAGTGGTGGTATCACCTCTACCCCGAAGCGGGGGAGGAGTAG
- the hemN gene encoding oxygen-independent coproporphyrinogen III oxidase — MSELMRPTFDSQLIEKYGGEGPRYTSYPTAVQFNDQFTEASYRDAIRESNELPIPPALSLYIHVPFCTSPCFYCACNRVITRSATAGQEFLVSLEKELRLTAPRFDDDRPVRQLHLGGGTPTFLSTEQIRQLMALLRSHFHFAADAEIGLEVDPRTVDPAGIRELKAMGFNRISIGIQDLDPKVQKAVNRIHDTALVSSVLGAARGVGFGSISIDLIYGLPMQTTAGFAKTIETVINMQPDRISLFNYAHLPHLFKAQRQLDESLLPTPATKLAIFRNTLNRLLDAGYEFIGMDHFAKPDDSLVKAKKNGTMVRNFQGYSTHGGLDLVSFGPSAISQVGDSFAQNHRKLEDWNISLLEGRMPVARGLTRTTDDRIRADVIERIMCDGALDFHGVERDYQLVFRRYFASELEQLEEMAGDGLIEWTEQGFAVTADGLLFLRAIARHFDAYLSSGSKSRGRFSRIV; from the coding sequence ATGTCCGAATTGATGCGCCCCACTTTTGATAGCCAACTGATCGAAAAATACGGCGGGGAAGGCCCGCGCTACACGTCCTACCCCACGGCCGTGCAGTTCAATGATCAGTTCACCGAGGCGTCGTACCGGGACGCTATACGGGAAAGCAATGAGCTGCCGATTCCTCCGGCTCTGTCGCTCTACATTCATGTCCCGTTCTGCACCAGTCCATGCTTCTACTGCGCCTGCAATCGGGTCATCACCCGCTCGGCCACTGCCGGGCAGGAGTTTCTCGTAAGCCTGGAAAAGGAGCTTCGCCTGACCGCCCCCAGGTTCGACGACGACCGGCCGGTTCGGCAGCTTCACCTGGGCGGGGGCACTCCAACCTTTCTGAGCACCGAGCAGATACGCCAGCTGATGGCATTGCTTCGCTCGCACTTCCACTTTGCCGCCGATGCCGAAATCGGGCTGGAAGTCGACCCGCGCACGGTCGATCCTGCCGGCATCCGCGAACTCAAGGCCATGGGTTTTAACCGAATCTCGATCGGTATCCAGGATCTCGATCCCAAGGTGCAGAAGGCGGTCAACCGCATTCATGACACCGCACTGGTCAGTTCGGTACTGGGTGCGGCTCGCGGTGTGGGCTTCGGTTCCATCAGCATCGACCTGATCTACGGCCTGCCCATGCAGACGACTGCCGGGTTCGCCAAGACGATCGAGACGGTCATCAACATGCAGCCAGACCGCATCTCGCTGTTTAACTACGCCCATCTGCCTCACCTGTTCAAGGCACAGCGGCAACTTGATGAATCGCTACTGCCGACACCGGCAACCAAGCTGGCCATTTTCCGCAACACGCTCAATAGGCTGCTTGATGCCGGCTACGAGTTCATCGGCATGGACCACTTCGCCAAGCCCGACGACTCCCTGGTCAAGGCCAAGAAGAACGGCACCATGGTGCGAAACTTCCAGGGCTATTCCACGCACGGCGGTCTGGACCTGGTGAGCTTCGGCCCCAGCGCCATCAGCCAGGTGGGTGACTCGTTTGCCCAGAACCATCGCAAGCTGGAAGACTGGAACATCTCGTTGCTGGAGGGTCGCATGCCCGTTGCCCGCGGACTGACCCGGACCACCGACGACCGGATTCGCGCTGACGTGATCGAGCGCATCATGTGCGACGGGGCGCTGGACTTCCATGGCGTGGAACGCGACTACCAGCTCGTGTTCCGCCGCTACTTTGCCAGTGAACTGGAGCAGCTCGAGGAAATGGCCGGCGACGGGCTGATCGAGTGGACCGAGCAGGGATTTGCCGTGACCGCCGACGGGCTGCTGTTCCTCCGCGCCATCGCCCGGCACTTCGACGCCTACCTGAGTTCCGGCAGCAAATCCCGGGGACGCTTCTCGCGCATCGTCTGA
- a CDS encoding GTPase/DUF3482 domain-containing protein yields the protein MNRSLKMALVGHTNTGKTSLVRTLTHDRGFGEVADRGGTTRQVSVVDLAIADETLIELFDSPGLENAPELIEWLEDLPGRRHDGPERIGRLLEDRQARERFDHEARVLELVGQVDVALYVIDTREPVLEKYKDELAILGLSGRPIVALLNFVAAPSSREAEWREALSRLMLHNVVAFDAAIRDPGTEWRLLEKIATLLDEHAATIKRWMDHRREQEAKRHHAARRAIAEMLVDVAAYRQEVPETAALTEWQAMQARVSEREQHCVEILLELYRFGHEDYDDSDLPLSGGQWDADPFDTETLKYYGIRTGKYLGAGASTGAAIDIGTGGLTLGTGTLAGTLIGTGVGLTRTLGDRLLGRMRSRAVLAVDDKTLGLLATRQLHLLATLVRRGHGSQAPVGAIDKSRPVFDRLPAPLRKSRFHPSWSSLDKRWRPDTRREDCIQRLAGKMRTTGDDA from the coding sequence GTGAACAGGAGCCTGAAAATGGCCCTGGTCGGCCACACCAATACCGGCAAGACCTCGCTGGTGCGCACCCTGACGCACGACCGCGGTTTTGGCGAAGTCGCCGATCGCGGCGGCACCACGCGTCAGGTCAGCGTGGTGGATCTGGCGATCGCCGATGAAACCCTGATCGAACTGTTCGACTCGCCGGGCCTGGAAAATGCCCCGGAACTGATCGAATGGCTGGAAGATCTGCCGGGGCGACGCCACGATGGCCCTGAACGGATCGGCCGGCTGCTCGAAGACCGTCAGGCGCGGGAACGATTCGACCACGAAGCACGGGTGCTGGAGCTGGTCGGCCAGGTGGATGTTGCCCTCTACGTGATCGACACGCGAGAACCTGTACTGGAGAAGTACAAGGACGAGCTGGCCATCCTCGGGCTGAGCGGCCGCCCCATCGTGGCCCTGCTCAATTTTGTCGCGGCCCCCTCCAGTCGCGAAGCCGAGTGGCGCGAAGCGCTGTCGCGCCTGATGCTGCACAACGTGGTGGCTTTCGACGCGGCCATTCGCGACCCCGGCACGGAATGGCGCCTGCTCGAGAAGATCGCCACCCTGCTCGACGAGCACGCCGCCACGATCAAACGCTGGATGGATCACCGCCGCGAACAGGAAGCCAAACGACATCACGCCGCCCGGCGCGCCATCGCCGAGATGCTGGTGGATGTGGCCGCCTATCGACAGGAGGTGCCCGAGACCGCCGCCCTGACCGAGTGGCAAGCCATGCAGGCCCGGGTGAGCGAGCGCGAACAGCATTGTGTCGAGATCCTGCTCGAGCTTTACCGGTTCGGCCATGAGGACTACGACGACAGTGACCTGCCCCTGAGCGGGGGGCAGTGGGACGCCGACCCCTTCGACACCGAAACGCTCAAGTACTACGGCATTCGCACCGGCAAGTACCTGGGCGCCGGCGCGAGCACGGGAGCCGCCATCGACATCGGCACCGGCGGGCTGACCCTCGGCACCGGCACCCTGGCCGGTACGCTCATCGGTACGGGTGTGGGTCTGACAAGAACACTCGGAGACCGACTGCTGGGCCGCATGCGCAGTCGTGCCGTGCTGGCGGTGGATGACAAGACCCTGGGCTTGCTGGCGACCCGGCAACTGCACCTGCTGGCCACCCTGGTTCGCCGCGGTCATGGCAGCCAGGCGCCGGTCGGTGCTATCGACAAGTCGCGGCCGGTCTTTGATCGCCTGCCCGCCCCGCTCCGAAAGTCGCGCTTTCATCCAAGCTGGTCGTCACTGGACAAACGCTGGCGACCCGACACCCGTCGCGAAGACTGCATCCAGCGCCTGGCCGGGAAAATGCGAACCACCGGAGACGATGCCTGA
- a CDS encoding YceH family protein: protein MTHSETPETMDLPLDPPLDAAEARVLGCLMEKEATTPDNYPLTQNATISACNQKSSRDPIMKLDPGTVGGALRSLERRELVRSEFGARASRYRHQADRSLELTAPQRAVLALLLLRGPQTGAELFTRSERLHAFDDVDEVLYTLERLASRDTPLVVQLPRQAGQRGERFMHRLCGEVDVDADVASGPASAPTPPASDIEQRLADLEERVAELESRLDDGD, encoded by the coding sequence ATGACCCACAGCGAAACACCCGAGACCATGGACCTGCCACTTGATCCGCCACTGGATGCAGCCGAAGCCCGGGTGCTCGGCTGCCTGATGGAAAAGGAAGCCACCACGCCGGACAACTACCCCCTGACACAGAATGCCACCATCAGCGCCTGCAACCAGAAGAGCAGTCGCGATCCGATCATGAAGCTCGACCCCGGCACCGTGGGCGGCGCCTTGCGGTCGCTGGAACGCCGAGAGCTGGTTCGCAGTGAATTCGGCGCCCGGGCCAGCCGCTATCGGCACCAGGCCGACCGGTCGCTGGAGCTGACCGCTCCCCAGCGCGCCGTGCTCGCCCTGCTTCTGCTGCGCGGGCCCCAGACCGGCGCCGAACTGTTTACCCGCAGTGAGCGCCTGCACGCCTTCGACGATGTCGATGAAGTGCTCTACACCCTGGAACGACTGGCGTCACGGGATACGCCCCTGGTGGTTCAGCTGCCCCGGCAGGCGGGCCAGCGCGGTGAGCGTTTCATGCACAGGTTGTGTGGCGAAGTCGATGTCGATGCCGATGTCGCATCCGGCCCGGCGTCGGCACCGACGCCCCCCGCATCAGACATTGAACAGCGTCTTGCCGACCTGGAAGAACGGGTGGCGGAACTGGAGTCGCGCCTGGATGACGGCGACTAG
- a CDS encoding cold-shock protein — translation MATGSVKWFNEAKGFGFISQDDGGKDVFVHFSAIQGSGFRTLAEGQKVSFDIQDGPKGPQAANVQAD, via the coding sequence ATGGCAACAGGTTCAGTCAAGTGGTTCAACGAGGCCAAAGGATTCGGTTTCATCAGCCAGGATGACGGCGGCAAGGACGTCTTCGTTCACTTCTCCGCCATCCAGGGCTCCGGTTTCAGAACCCTGGCCGAAGGTCAGAAGGTCTCCTTCGACATCCAGGATGGCCCCAAGGGCCCGCAGGCCGCAAACGTCCAGGCGGACTGA
- a CDS encoding DNA-3-methyladenine glycosylase I, which translates to MTTARCPWCGDDPLYRAYHDQEWGVPVHDDRTLFEFLILEGAQAGLSWITILRKRENFRRAFANFDPQRVARFDQADIRRLLHDTGIIRNRLKINAAIGNARAFLNIQERFGSFDRYIWDFVDGEPIVNRFATMDEVPAETELSRRISKDLKQRGFRFVGPVIVYSHMQATGMVNDHLLECFRWRELVMASQHISG; encoded by the coding sequence ATGACAACAGCACGATGCCCCTGGTGTGGAGACGATCCGCTTTATCGCGCCTATCATGACCAAGAGTGGGGCGTGCCCGTTCACGACGACCGTACACTGTTCGAGTTCCTGATACTGGAGGGCGCCCAGGCGGGCTTGTCATGGATCACCATCCTGCGAAAGCGGGAGAATTTTCGCAGGGCATTTGCGAATTTCGACCCGCAGCGCGTGGCTCGTTTCGACCAAGCCGACATCCGGAGGCTGCTCCATGATACCGGCATCATTCGCAATCGGCTCAAGATCAATGCAGCGATTGGCAACGCCCGCGCGTTCCTGAACATACAGGAAAGGTTCGGCAGCTTCGATCGCTACATCTGGGATTTCGTCGACGGCGAACCCATTGTCAACCGCTTTGCCACCATGGACGAAGTCCCGGCCGAGACGGAACTGTCACGGCGCATCAGCAAGGACCTGAAGCAGCGCGGCTTTCGATTCGTCGGGCCCGTCATCGTTTATTCCCACATGCAGGCCACCGGCATGGTCAATGACCACCTCCTGGAGTGTTTTCGCTGGCGCGAACTCGTGATGGCCAGTCAACACATCTCGGGGTAG
- a CDS encoding GGDEF domain-containing protein gives MNRPDNSKQRIHQTIGRHNLFRQHVFTLITLPLLFYLLVNEVGHMQSTPADLLAYFGSGVNPELFEKVVALRLTTIICMVAISIAAVLLRHRREWLGTIGAAYVLATGLLLIATASMHLGIRGTLELFYLKIFVYSAVFLMRPALALTFFPGALIVYFIGGELIIQDPSPSLRQGLYFNATLMTSLALLVNIQNYRGRWRELKALIQLESDNRELEKAKSAIEASSVLDGLTGVFNRMKLETDLQALNDNKRLYALAMIDIDHFKPYNDHYGHAAGDDVLRTVAQTLKQSLNRPDDQVYRYGGEEFLVILPDTTQADAVGVIDRMRRHIERLSIRHEYRDDGIEMVTISAGVADTTGADRAGVMQVADQRLYEGKRAGRNRVVLTL, from the coding sequence GTGAACCGACCAGACAACAGCAAACAACGCATTCATCAGACAATCGGCCGGCACAACCTGTTCCGGCAACACGTCTTCACGCTGATCACGCTGCCCCTGCTGTTCTACCTGCTGGTCAATGAAGTCGGCCACATGCAGTCCACTCCGGCAGATTTGCTGGCCTACTTTGGCAGCGGAGTCAACCCGGAACTGTTCGAGAAAGTGGTCGCACTCCGCCTGACCACCATCATCTGCATGGTTGCGATTTCCATTGCCGCCGTGCTGCTGCGCCACCGTCGAGAGTGGCTTGGGACGATTGGAGCAGCCTATGTACTGGCGACTGGCCTGCTGCTGATTGCAACCGCCTCTATGCATCTGGGCATCCGGGGAACGCTGGAACTGTTCTATCTGAAAATCTTTGTCTATAGCGCGGTATTCCTGATGCGGCCGGCGCTGGCACTGACCTTCTTCCCCGGCGCGCTGATCGTCTACTTCATCGGTGGCGAGCTGATCATCCAGGATCCGTCACCAAGCCTGCGCCAGGGTCTGTACTTCAATGCCACGCTCATGACCAGCCTGGCCTTGCTCGTGAACATCCAGAATTACCGGGGCCGATGGCGCGAACTCAAGGCCCTGATCCAGCTCGAGAGCGACAATCGTGAACTGGAAAAGGCCAAGAGCGCCATCGAGGCATCCAGCGTACTGGACGGACTGACCGGCGTGTTCAATCGCATGAAGCTCGAAACTGACCTGCAGGCGCTCAATGACAATAAGCGACTCTACGCCCTGGCGATGATCGACATCGATCACTTCAAGCCCTACAACGATCATTACGGGCATGCCGCTGGCGACGATGTACTGAGGACGGTAGCCCAGACGCTCAAGCAATCTCTCAATCGCCCGGACGACCAGGTCTATCGATATGGTGGAGAAGAGTTCCTGGTAATACTTCCGGATACAACACAGGCTGATGCGGTTGGGGTCATCGACCGGATGCGGCGCCATATCGAGCGGCTCAGCATACGGCATGAGTATCGTGACGATGGAATCGAAATGGTCACCATATCGGCCGGTGTCGCTGATACTACCGGAGCCGATCGGGCCGGGGTCATGCAGGTGGCCGACCAGCGCCTATACGAAGGCAAACGCGCAGGACGCAACCGGGTTGTCCTGACACTGTAG
- a CDS encoding helix-turn-helix domain-containing protein → MSDRTKVTDLDRTEVSCEDCALFSLCFAQEISDDERQDLHKVLKRRQPVERNDHLFHGGQRLKSVAVLRTGSVKAYNVSHDGDEIVSGFYLPGEVIGLDALSSEKHPGFAVALEDSRYCEIPYRDFERMLAESPKLNQVMLRMLSEEMTETRELLLVVGRLDARTRVSLFLLSLSRRLARRKQDPDCFRLTMDRRDVANYLGLTIETVSRTLSALQRENIIEVRGKQVRILDRSALQRAARQLEELDPVNQNNAG, encoded by the coding sequence ATGAGCGACAGGACAAAGGTCACCGACCTCGATCGTACCGAGGTATCCTGCGAGGATTGCGCGCTGTTCAGCCTGTGTTTCGCGCAGGAGATATCCGATGACGAGCGTCAGGACCTGCACAAGGTGCTGAAGCGGCGCCAGCCTGTGGAGCGCAACGATCACCTGTTTCATGGCGGCCAGCGTCTGAAAAGCGTGGCCGTGCTGCGCACCGGTTCGGTCAAGGCCTACAACGTCTCCCACGATGGCGACGAGATCGTTTCCGGCTTCTACCTCCCCGGCGAAGTTATCGGCCTCGATGCCCTGTCGAGCGAAAAGCACCCCGGATTTGCCGTGGCGCTGGAAGACAGCCGCTACTGCGAGATTCCCTATCGTGATTTCGAACGCATGCTGGCCGAAAGCCCCAAGCTCAACCAGGTCATGCTGCGCATGCTCTCGGAGGAAATGACCGAGACCCGGGAGTTGCTGCTGGTGGTTGGCCGGCTCGACGCACGAACACGAGTTTCGCTGTTCCTGCTCAGTCTGTCGCGCCGCCTGGCACGCCGCAAGCAGGATCCCGATTGCTTCCGACTGACCATGGACCGGCGCGATGTGGCCAACTACCTGGGCCTGACCATCGAAACGGTGTCGCGCACCCTGTCGGCGCTGCAACGCGAGAACATCATTGAGGTCCGCGGCAAGCAGGTACGCATTCTCGACCGCTCTGCCCTGCAGCGTGCGGCCCGCCAGCTCGAAGAACTGGATCCAGTCAACCAGAACAACGCCGGCTAG
- a CDS encoding MarC family protein — protein sequence MASLIEYFLIAIIGMFVIVNPLTTAFVFASLTSDDGEEEQEATARRAVLASTSILFVFALLGGLIFQLFGITLAAFRIAGGLILFGIAMGMLKKSEAPDHSEEDARPSGKVAADISIVPLSIPFISGPGAIATAMILTSEAPGPLYLVVTFFAILVTTVTCYFTMTRSKYVVRWLGESGRRILTKVFGLILAVVAAQFIINGVINVVDDYLAVNQLLANFEGAPD from the coding sequence ATGGCTTCGCTGATCGAATATTTCCTCATCGCCATCATCGGCATGTTCGTGATTGTCAATCCGCTGACCACGGCGTTCGTGTTTGCCTCGCTGACTTCCGATGACGGCGAGGAAGAACAGGAGGCCACGGCCCGGCGTGCCGTGCTGGCCTCGACTTCCATCCTGTTTGTCTTCGCCCTGCTCGGCGGCCTGATCTTTCAGTTGTTTGGCATCACACTTGCGGCTTTCCGGATCGCCGGGGGGCTGATCCTGTTCGGTATAGCCATGGGTATGCTCAAGAAGAGCGAGGCGCCCGATCACTCCGAGGAAGATGCCAGGCCTTCGGGAAAGGTCGCAGCCGATATCTCCATCGTGCCGCTTTCCATCCCCTTCATCAGCGGCCCAGGGGCCATTGCCACGGCCATGATCCTGACCAGCGAGGCGCCCGGCCCGCTTTACCTGGTGGTGACCTTTTTTGCCATTCTGGTCACCACGGTAACGTGTTACTTCACCATGACCCGTTCGAAGTATGTCGTTCGATGGCTCGGTGAAAGCGGCCGACGGATCCTGACCAAGGTGTTCGGTCTGATCCTCGCCGTGGTTGCCGCCCAGTTCATCATCAATGGGGTGATCAATGTCGTCGACGACTACCTCGCTGTGAATCAGCTACTCGCCAATTTCGAGGGTGCACCTGACTGA